The sequence acgacggcgaggaggaggaggaggcggaggcggcagggaATGCCGCCGGCGCCCATCTGGCCGCGCTCTGGGGGTCTGTGTCGTCGGGCTCGGTGgtgcgccggaagcagagctccgCTCTTCCTCCAAGACACCATGGCGGCGAGCTGGATCCAGCTCCTTCCTCCACTTGTAGTGCGGGTTGATTAGTGCTAAGTCCAGGGGGTAAATGCAAAATGCGCTGTGCTGACCGGCTGTGCTGACTAGGCTCCACTTGTAGTGCTCTGATTGGCTGGGACCAAATTTGCACATTGGCTGCAAGTTGTGTGACTCAATAATTGCCTTTTGTAAGATTGAGACCAAATCATCACATTCAGGACAAGTTGTGGGACTCCTGGTGCTATTACCTCGCAAAGAAGCGATGCTCTAGGCCTAGGGGTTCGGGTCAAGACACAAGACCAGATCCACCGAATCCGACCAAAATAATGCGCTTCCATCGAtacaaaggagagagagagaggggagaaatGAAAAGCGAAAAGGGGGAGGAGAAAAAGTTGTATAAAAACTCCGCAGCCTCGCCGTCGCTTCTTCCCTGCCAAATTCCAATTCCAACCCGAGAGGGCTCCTGCCCCTATTTGATCCCTCCCCCCTCCCATCCCAGCGCcgtcgcctcgaccccctccttcctccgcGCTGACCGCCCCgtcgcaccggccgccgccgcggcgacaTTCATTATCACGTTCGTTCGTTTCTCGGCCTCCagctcggggcggcgccgggatcgCGGGATCTCGTCGGGGAAGCGAGGTTTGTGCCCGCCCGTATCTGGTTTTCGGTCCTGCACGGCTCGATTTAGGGTTTCCTCGACTGTTCCTGGAATGGTCGCGACGGTGGTTGGTGCCTGGTTCTTAGGAAGGCGGCACCCCCTATTAGTGGCTGCGTTTCGTTGGATCTAGCCTTGGAATGGTAATGGCGCGTGATTAGTATAGCTTTGGTCGCGTAGCCTGTCGTCCTCGTTGTGGAAAGCTTGATTCCTGAAATGTGTGAGAGCAAATGAAAGGTTCGCTTCTTCTTTTGGCGGTGGATGTTGGGGTGAATTCATCCACCTGGGACTTATACTCTGAGTAAATCAATCTACTGTTTAAACCTTTTTTTCCTGATCAtttgtttatgctcacttttatgaATAGGACGCCAGGCTCGTAGCATCTGCTCCCGATCACGGCTTATTTTATGGTGAGTTCATCACTAGCTTTTTATGCGCTCCTTTTTCTCTGTTCTTTTCATGTTGTAGTTAGGTAGCATGTCAAGGAAGATTAGGCGGAGATTATATTAGGTATCGTGCCTAACAGACTCCAAATTTTGGTTTGATGTGATAAACAGGGTGAAGAGGCTCCTGAGTTTCGCGTTGACCCCATCACCTTGGGGTCCAAGGATTGCCAACAGAATGCCATAGTTGTTGGCGATAAGACAGTGAGTCCCTTGAATAAGTCAACGCATATACATATGCTTTCAATTTGATTTTAGATATGTTTGACTGCCACTATTTTCTTGTTCATAGTTGTTGAAGCCATCACCTctattatgttacttacaaattAATAAGATTGAGCTTAGAAAGCTGGCAACTGTTTTGGCGATATCACATTGGTTTTGGTAGAGATGTAACAAGAATGTGTTGTGCTAGTATTGGAACATCAAGCAAGATATGCCACCTTTTTTTTGAGATCAAAAGGAGAGCTGAGCTGTTTGTTTCATTAATAATTATAAAGTTACTGTAGGTATAATATATGGTACCAAATGACCTTCTTGTACTTATCTGGCTCACTGGCTGCACTAACTTACACCTACTGTTTTCCATAATCTTTTCCCATGTGGCTGTAGTGTTTATCATACTAAGGAGCACTCTAAACTATAAAGCTAGATTGTAACTACACTTTCTTTTTTTGCAGTATGTAATTGGCAGAACAGATGATGACTCGAAGTCATCCTTTGGCATTAAAATTCTGGACAAACTAACTCAGACTTGGTATTGTACTTCTCATTTTTGTTCTTGTCCTCCTTATAATTTCCTTGGTTTTTAGTGGATGGTCATTCGACTATTTTTCTTGTGGCAGGATTGTGCCAACAGTACTTGGAGCACAGCCTCCATCCAAGTCACACTCAGCAATTCTTATAAATGAGGAGAAGATATTGGTTGTTGAGAAGGGTGTTTCCTTGAATGATTCCATCTGGTTCCTTGAGGTAAACATTGCCTAGATTGACAAAGAATTGCTATCCTTCTTCGTCTGTCTAGTGTTCTTACTTTACAAAATAATAGAGGATGGATTTGTTCATCTTTTTAATGGTGGGCCTGGTGAGCTTCAAGTAAACTTGATACTCTCTTTGGTTGCCTACACAAACTCAGAGTTACAAACTGAAAAACTGGTCTTTTTGGTTTGTGCTATCTCACGATGCAGTGTTGTTTGTTTTGTTATGATGTACTTCGTCTTACTGGCAAGCCAGAACTGTATTAGTGGCATGATGGTAACTGGTATCGTGTCTTAGCCCATCTATTGTTCAGTAAATGTAGATCTCTCTTTCTCTGTGTGTGTAGCACAGGTATAGTAGACTTATATTTTTGCGGGACAATATTTCATGATTATTAATTTTCCTTTTTACAAATTGACCTGTCTGAGCTCACCCTCTTTTTCTTTACATCTCAGATAGATACCCCCTTTGTTAAACAACAGCGGAAAATCAAGGGTTTAGAAGTTGTTTCCTGGAGCAAGGGAGTACTTGGCGTCGCCCAAAAACCCGTTGTGATTAGTGGGCCATCTGGTGTTGGTAAAGGGACGCTAATAGCAAAATTGATGAAAGAGTACCCATCGAAATTTGGGTTCTCTGTTAGCCACACTACAAGGTCTCCAAGGGTGAAGGAAATAGATGGTGTCCACTACCATTTTGCTGGAAGAAGCAAGATGGAACAAGATATAAGTGAGGGGGAATTCCTTGAATTTGCCCATGTTCATGGAAATCTCTATGGGACGAGTATTGAAGCAGTTGAATCTGTTACTGATGAGGGGAAGGTAAAATCACTTCCACTTCTATACTAGTTTCTGAAAGGTGAGTTATTCATCTTTCCATTGCTTTTCATTGAAGAGGTGCATTCTCGACATTGATGTCCAAGGAGCACGATCTGTGAGGGCTTCTTCTCTTGAAGCAATATTCATCTTTGTATGCCCTCCGTCATTCGAGGAACTAGAGAAGCGCCTTCGGGCACGGTATATTTGTAGATTATAGTATTTATGCATTGATAGCCTTAAACTTCTTTGTTTGATAATTCAGTTACAACATTATAAAGTGAAGATATGCTTCATTTACACTCTAGTCAATTGGTTATACAGGGGCACAGAAACGGAGGAGCAAATCCAAAAGCGACTAAGAAATGCTCGTGCTGAGCTTGACCAGTCCAATTCACCAGGTCTTTTTGATCATCTTTTGGTAAATGATAACCTTGAAGCATGCTATGAGAATTTGAAGGTAGTTACACAGCTCACTGGTTACATAAGCTTTCCTTGCCTGGTTTTTTGAATGCAAGGCACTGTCATCGCGTCCTTTTCTTTGTATTAAATTATTATTGCAACCTGCAGAAGATGCTTTCGTTGGATGATGACCACAAAGATTCAGATGGTTGTTGTAAGTTACATGAAACTTCCTATTTACAATGCTTCATTGCGTCAAATTTTAATGTTAAATCTTGCTGTGCTTCAGTCATCGAGGATGGGAAAGCAACCGCATGTTATTCTATCCTGTCCAAAACAGAGTCAGAAGTTTTTTTGCAGTCTGAAACTGGCGAAGTAGTAAAAGGAGCTGCAAGCTTGTAAGTCACCTTGCCCCTTCTTCTATGTATTGCGATGGTATTAACTAATGATATGATTCTTACTCGTGCATGTTCGAACTTTTTAACAGGCTAGCGGTCGACTTATCCTCTCTCACAGGTGGCGCTCCTGGACGAACAAGAGGTCTTAAGATACACTCAATTAACTCAATTGACAACGATCTGAAGGGCATTAGATAACCCAAAACATTCTTACAAACGATGTCGCAGAAGTGTTGACTGATGGATTTTGGATCAATTAGTGAGATATAACAGCTTCAGAAACATATTAGTTAGAGAAAAAGGAAAACATAAGTGGGATTTATTTCCATTTATCATTTGTTTGCCGGAGAGGCGCTTCGTTTGTTCTTTGTACCAGAATGAGGTGAAGTCATGCCAGAGGGATTGTACCTCTTATTGTTGAGGGTTTGTGTACCTTATATTTGTTCAGTGGAACATATGTCGAGGGCCTATCCGAACCATGTTTTGTTTGTCTGCGAGAATGAAGAAATCAGGTGATgttataatgttagttcaattgcTGCAAATGCATTCCTGTTGCTTTAAATCCTAATATGCTGAACCTGTCTTGGTTATCATGAGGAGTTTCAGAACTTGCCTTGTGTGGAAACTATGACCCTGTTctacacatgtactccctccgtttttgtttttatttattccgtATTTGAACTTTGACCcaggtcaaactttgtaaactttgataaGTTTTCTTTGACAATCTGAACTTTCACAAAAAATATATATGAATGAAAATATATTGAATGATGATTTtaatggtattgatttggtattgtggaTGTTATTTTTTTTTcctgtaaacttggtcaaagtttagaaGTTTTACCCGAGACAAAGCTAATATATGAAGTTAAtacaaacggagggagtactactactccctccgtcccataatgtaagatgtagtgtcaaaaaacgtcttagagcatctccagccgcgcccccaacaggccctgcCCAGGCGTTTTCGTCGCGccgcgccgaaaaaacggcccagtcgccccccagaagcccgtttttcgccggctcgggccgaatttGGTGCTGGCAGACCCAGGCAGAACCCGACGCCCTGGGGGCGcctggggcgccggcacaagcgaaaaggcgCGCGTGGGTCTGCTCTGTCGACAAGATGAGCGCCCCTTCCCGCCGTTTCTCCCCGCTTTTCCCCCAGTTCCCTCCCATTTTCTCCTAtcctcccgccattctctctcccgctcgcctcccagccggccgccatgccaccgaagaagtacgtcgtTCCCCGCGCCGCGGCGACCGTGACCACCTCCGTCGCcaagccgaagcagaggaagccgagggcgccgccgtcaAAGCCGCTGGGCATGACAAACGCCGATTGGAGGGTAGAAGTACAGCGAAGGGAGGCCGTCATCGCCGACCGGCAGAACAGGGCCCTCACTTTTAAAACATAACGTATCCCTCCAAAATACTCTCTTTGTAAAGAATAAGAGCGTTCAGTAGTGATCTAAACATTCGTATATTTTTTCTTTACGGATGGAGTACAAACACAGCAGATATAAATCCATTTGCTTTTGAACCACATCCCTTAAAAGGAGCACTTGTACTCTGCAAACTGGTCACAGATATATACAGGCCACACACAAGTCGTCGCAAAAGCAGAGGCTGCTGTCTCGAGCTAAAATCTGAAGACGTCGGTGCCCACCTCAACTCAACGCACAGGACA comes from Triticum aestivum cultivar Chinese Spring chromosome 5B, IWGSC CS RefSeq v2.1, whole genome shotgun sequence and encodes:
- the LOC123110857 gene encoding guanylate kinase 1 isoform X1 codes for the protein MGEEAPEFRVDPITLGSKDCQQNAIVVGDKTYVIGRTDDDSKSSFGIKILDKLTQTWIVPTVLGAQPPSKSHSAILINEEKILVVEKGVSLNDSIWFLEIDTPFVKQQRKIKGLEVVSWSKGVLGVAQKPVVISGPSGVGKGTLIAKLMKEYPSKFGFSVSHTTRSPRVKEIDGVHYHFAGRSKMEQDISEGEFLEFAHVHGNLYGTSIEAVESVTDEGKRCILDIDVQGARSVRASSLEAIFIFVCPPSFEELEKRLRARGTETEEQIQKRLRNARAELDQSNSPGLFDHLLVNDNLEACYENLKKMLSLDDDHKDSDGCCKLHETSYLQCFIASNFNVKSCCASVIEDGKATACYSILSKTESEVFLQSETGEVVKGAASLLAVDLSSLTGGAPGRTRGLKIHSINSIDNDLKGIR
- the LOC123110857 gene encoding guanylate kinase 1 isoform X2; its protein translation is MGEEAPEFRVDPITLGSKDCQQNAIVVGDKTYVIGRTDDDSKSSFGIKILDKLTQTWIVPTVLGAQPPSKSHSAILINEEKILVVEKGVSLNDSIWFLEIDTPFVKQQRKIKGLEVVSWSKGVLGVAQKPVVISGPSGVGKGTLIAKLMKEYPSKFGFSVSHTTRSPRVKEIDGVHYHFAGRSKMEQDISEGEFLEFAHVHGNLYGTSIEAVESVTDEGKRCILDIDVQGARSVRASSLEAIFIFVCPPSFEELEKRLRARGTETEEQIQKRLRNARAELDQSNSPGLFDHLLVNDNLEACYENLKKMLSLDDDHKDSDGCFIEDGKATACYSILSKTESEVFLQSETGEVVKGAASLLAVDLSSLTGGAPGRTRGLKIHSINSIDNDLKGIR